The genomic region TCGGTGATCCCCGGAAGGGTCGCGGCCCGCGCGCCCGCGTCGGTCGCCGCGCCGCGCGCGCGGGTGTGGCTCAGGCTCTTCGTGGTCGGTGCGAGCACCACGTCGGCCTGCCGCATCGCCGCGGCGACCGGTTCCGGTGGTTCGGCGCCGTGCTGTGGACCCGGCGGGTACGTGAGCACGACCGCGTCGTCGGTGATCCCGCGGGCGACCTCGTAGAGCGCCTCGCCGATTCGTCTCCTGTCATCGTCGGTGACGATCAGACACGACTCGTCGGACCGAAGGGCCATACACTGGCGGAGCGCGGTCTCGGCTGCGGGTCGAAGATCCATGTCGGAGGGTCCGTCCGGAGGGCGGTTAGGCGTTACTCACTGCTCTAACGCCTCGATCGCCACGAGCGACTCGCCCGTCAACGCCCGGACGTACGCCCCGCCCGCGATCGAGACGTGCGAGAAGTCGCCCTCGCTCAGCCCGTACATCCCGATCGCTCTCGACGTATCTCCGCCGCCAACCACCGAGAAACAGTCCGTCCCGGCGATGGCGTCGAGCACGCCGACGGTCCCCTCGGAGAAGCGCTCGTCCTCGAAGACCCCGAGCGCCCCCTTTACGAAGACGGCCTCGCTGTCGGTGACGACTTCCTCGTACCCCTCGACCGTCTCACTTCCCACGTCGAGAAACGACGTCTCCTTCTCGACGCCCTCGACCGCCACTTCCGCGCGCTCGCCCGACTCGTCCCCGTAGGCGAGGTCCACGGGCAGTCGGATGCGATCCCCGTACGAGTCGAGCAGTTCCCGTATCGTCCCTTCCTGTTCGTCCCACTGCTCGTCGAAAAAGTCGGTGCCCTCGACGTCGTAGCCGACGTCGTGGCCCGCGGCCCGGAGGAAGAGTTCGCCGACGATCCCGCCGAGGAGAAAGGTGTCGACGCTCTCGACGCGCTCCATGACGTGAATGAGGTCGTCGGCCTTCGTTCCCCCGAGGACCATCACGACGTGGCCGTCGAACTCCCGGCGCTGGATCGCGGAGTTGGCCTCGTACTCGGCCTCCATGACGCGACCTGCATACGAATCCATCACCTGCGGAAAGCCGACGATCGAGGCGTGCGCGCGGTGCGCCGTCGAGTAGGCGTCGTTGACGTAGGCGTCGAACTCCTGGGAGAGGGTCTCGACGAGCGCGCTCTCGGCGTGTTCCTCGGGCGTGCGGTCGGCCAGTTCCTCGTCGACCATCCGGACGTTCTCGAGGAGGAGGATCTCGCCCCGATCG from Halalkalicoccus sp. NIPERK01 harbors:
- the pgk gene encoding phosphoglycerate kinase encodes the protein MFKTIDDLPEEGRLLVRIDVNSPVEDGEVRDNRRFSRHAETLRELADAGHAVAVLAHQGRPGRETFVSLESHAKILSEHLDREVRYVPDTYGEAALEAIRGLDRGEILLLENVRMVDEELADRTPEEHAESALVETLSQEFDAYVNDAYSTAHRAHASIVGFPQVMDSYAGRVMEAEYEANSAIQRREFDGHVVMVLGGTKADDLIHVMERVESVDTFLLGGIVGELFLRAAGHDVGYDVEGTDFFDEQWDEQEGTIRELLDSYGDRIRLPVDLAYGDESGERAEVAVEGVEKETSFLDVGSETVEGYEEVVTDSEAVFVKGALGVFEDERFSEGTVGVLDAIAGTDCFSVVGGGDTSRAIGMYGLSEGDFSHVSIAGGAYVRALTGESLVAIEALEQ